A stretch of DNA from Dioscorea cayenensis subsp. rotundata cultivar TDr96_F1 chromosome 4, TDr96_F1_v2_PseudoChromosome.rev07_lg8_w22 25.fasta, whole genome shotgun sequence:
gtGCAGTTTGGTAATTATAAAAACTTTGATAAACATTAAGAgttaattactatatataaaacaattaagGTACAAGAGCTTTGCCTTCCATCATCTGCATTAGAAGTGAGGGTGCTTGCAAGCTGTCCTTCTTAAGGtctctttctcatctttaaCTCCTGAATGAAGACCCATCTCCATTGACAAggatagagaaagagaaagacaaAGACAAGCATGCATACTCAAAgctttcttcttatctttttttcacCACTTGCTTCCAACTTAAATTTAAAAGGTGGAGTTAAAAAGCAAATGAAGTGATCATGATtcatgatgataataataataatacgaGTGATGATCCATTAATGGCTCTCCAACTTGCTTTCCATGGAGAAGTTCAAGATCATCATGCTGAAGATAACCATCAAGATGACCTTCTCATGCCCGGCTTTCGCTTTCATCCTACCGATGAAGAGCTCATCGACTTCTATCTTCGCCGAAAGCTTGAAGGAAAGAGCTTCATCATCGACTTCATTCCTTTCATCAATCTTTATAGCTATGATCCTTGGGACCTCCCTggtatctatctatctatcaatctatctctctctctatatatatatatatcctcatgtatatatatgataaatattcTCTAAGTTTATGTGAGTATTGGTTTTTAATGTAATGCATGATATATAGCATGGGGCATAATTGGAGACAAGGAATGGTACTTTTATGTTCCAAGAGACCGAAAATATCGAAGTGGTGATCGACCAAATAGAGTGACAAACTCAGGTTATTGGAAGGCCACTGGAGCTGATCGAAAAATCAAAGCGGAGAATTCTCGGGAAATCGGTCTAAAAAGGACTCTTGTCTTCTACACCGGCAAGGCCCCGAAAGGCTCTCGTACTAGTTGGATCATGCATGAGTATCGGTTGCTAAAGATCAAGACCGATCAACTTCATAAGGTacacacacttatatatatttactcagaaaaattttagggttttcgattacttataatgttttccAAACATTATGATCTTTTAGGTTGAGCTTTCTCTTTGTCGAGTTTATAAAAGAGCAGGTGAGAACTCACAATGCTCTGATACGGTGTCAACCAAAGTATCCCAATCTACCAGAAGTGCATCAAGCAAAAGATACAAACTGAGCTCAACAACATTTGGAAGTTGTTCTTCATCATTAGATTCAGAGAAGTTTGTTTGGCACAAGAACAACAACTTCATTGAAGCaagtactactactactacttctCAAGCTCCATCAATGGGTGATAATATGACTCATTTCTTCGATTCTGAAAGCCGAAGTGATCATTGCATTGATGAACTTGGTAGCTTAGTAGGGTTCTATAACCAAAGTTTGCCGAAAGGTGAAATCATTTAACTGATAGTCTTGAATGTTCTTACATGTGAACATGAAATAATGGAGTTAAGGTTGACAGAAGGCATGTGATTCTAAGCATTGTATTTTCCTTTATACCTAGTTCTGATATaatgttttatcttttaattaactTTGTTTTCTCTAATccttcaatcatatatatacacacacacatatatatatatatattgcctt
This window harbors:
- the LOC120259450 gene encoding NAC domain-containing protein 35-like, producing the protein MALQLAFHGEVQDHHAEDNHQDDLLMPGFRFHPTDEELIDFYLRRKLEGKSFIIDFIPFINLYSYDPWDLPAWGIIGDKEWYFYVPRDRKYRSGDRPNRVTNSGYWKATGADRKIKAENSREIGLKRTLVFYTGKAPKGSRTSWIMHEYRLLKIKTDQLHKVELSLCRVYKRAGENSQCSDTVSTKVSQSTRSASSKRYKLSSTTFGSCSSSLDSEKFVWHKNNNFIEASTTTTTSQAPSMGDNMTHFFDSESRSDHCIDELGSLVGFYNQSLPKGEII